One window of Paenibacillus sp. FSL K6-3182 genomic DNA carries:
- a CDS encoding carbohydrate ABC transporter permease: MLALLCIVPFILILSSSLTDESKIVVDGFQLFPSEFSLEAYKILFKYPDQMINAYIVTIAVTAIGTIAGLFLTSMTAYCLSRKDFKWRNHFSFYFFFTTLFSGGLVPWYLLIVNYLHMKDTALALIVPLLFNVFYIIVMKSFMSGIPEAITESAKIDGAGDFLIFMRLILPLSKPALATIGLFLALGYWNDWYNALLFISNEKLMPLQYYLYKMLGNMDGMRKAMMGSGAVVTTSLPTEGLKMAMTIVASGPILIAYPFVQKYFVRGLTIGAVKG, from the coding sequence ATGCTGGCCTTGTTATGTATCGTTCCATTTATTTTGATTTTATCGTCATCCCTAACGGATGAGAGCAAAATTGTTGTGGACGGGTTTCAGCTATTCCCAAGCGAATTTTCATTGGAAGCTTACAAAATACTTTTCAAATACCCGGATCAAATGATTAATGCCTACATCGTAACAATAGCTGTTACCGCGATTGGCACGATAGCTGGTTTGTTTCTAACGTCGATGACTGCTTATTGTCTAAGTAGAAAGGATTTTAAATGGCGTAATCACTTTTCGTTTTATTTCTTCTTCACCACGTTGTTCAGCGGCGGACTTGTTCCTTGGTATCTGCTCATCGTCAACTATCTCCATATGAAGGATACCGCACTAGCTTTAATAGTCCCGCTGTTGTTCAATGTTTTCTACATTATCGTGATGAAGTCATTCATGAGCGGTATACCGGAAGCGATTACGGAGTCAGCAAAAATAGATGGCGCAGGCGATTTTCTAATCTTTATGCGACTTATTCTTCCACTGTCCAAGCCAGCTTTGGCTACAATAGGTTTGTTCTTGGCACTCGGATACTGGAATGATTGGTATAATGCGCTGTTATTTATTTCGAATGAGAAATTAATGCCGCTTCAGTACTATTTGTACAAAATGTTAGGGAATATGGACGGCATGCGCAAGGCGATGATGGGATCAGGCGCGGTTGTTACGACAAGCCTTCCGACAGAGGGTTTAAAGATGGCGATGACGATCGTAGCAAGCGGACCCATTCTAATCGCTTATCCATTCGTTCAAAAATATTTTGTTAGAGGATTAACGATTGGCGCTGTAAAAGGATAG
- a CDS encoding ABC transporter substrate-binding protein, which yields MFKKKSLWLAFVLTFVFILSACSGNSNKEATSPKPANEGTETATEQPATEQPAAAEEGIDTSKEVKLKMIFVGPKPVDYDTVFAEINKKLKEKINATIDGEFLDWSDWAQKYPLKLAANEEFDLIYSANWAGYNDQALKGGFLELTEEMLSKYMPETWEIMPKSNWDQAKVDGKLYMVPQNSGESVEKLILYREDLRVKYNLPAIDSPEAYANYLKAVSENEKGIVPFTPETGDWKLHNLDRILLKQQSEWNMLDFDLPIGFKLTDETGKIFNVYETEEFKQLLYYYKDLADHNAWSKNVLNNKNDHQQDFKEGKTASITHNMGTLGSLKAAMERENSPYKAALADITPAKKKSQAVATQNGTSVHATSKNPERALMFINLMQNDKELHNLMMYGIDGVNYVADGDDKLKSTDKTANYTGFSNWSFNSPLNRTDAAFPEEASAMSKTWEATVYHYPLETFVFDNSKVKTEVANVSNVMLRYAIPLEYGAIKDVDKGLEDLQKKIKAAGIDKIIAEVQSQVDAFLAARK from the coding sequence ATGTTTAAGAAAAAATCGCTTTGGCTGGCATTTGTACTAACATTCGTTTTCATTTTAAGTGCATGCTCAGGCAACAGCAACAAAGAAGCCACATCTCCGAAACCAGCGAACGAAGGAACCGAGACCGCTACGGAACAGCCTGCTACTGAGCAGCCTGCCGCTGCAGAAGAGGGGATCGATACTTCCAAGGAAGTTAAGCTTAAAATGATTTTTGTAGGTCCGAAGCCGGTAGATTATGATACGGTGTTTGCTGAAATTAATAAGAAGCTGAAGGAAAAAATTAATGCGACAATTGATGGCGAATTTCTAGATTGGTCCGATTGGGCTCAAAAGTATCCATTGAAACTAGCAGCCAATGAAGAATTTGACTTAATTTATTCCGCGAACTGGGCTGGATATAATGATCAGGCGTTGAAGGGCGGATTTTTAGAGCTGACGGAAGAGATGTTGTCTAAATACATGCCGGAAACATGGGAAATCATGCCGAAATCCAACTGGGATCAAGCAAAGGTTGACGGCAAGCTATACATGGTACCACAGAACAGCGGAGAGTCCGTTGAGAAGCTCATCTTGTACCGTGAAGATTTGCGTGTGAAATATAATCTTCCTGCGATCGACAGTCCTGAAGCTTACGCGAATTACTTAAAGGCGGTTTCTGAAAATGAGAAGGGAATTGTACCCTTTACTCCAGAAACAGGGGATTGGAAGCTCCACAATTTAGATCGTATTTTGCTTAAGCAGCAAAGTGAGTGGAATATGCTTGATTTCGATCTTCCGATCGGATTTAAGCTGACAGATGAGACGGGCAAAATCTTTAATGTGTATGAAACAGAAGAGTTCAAGCAGCTGCTCTACTACTATAAGGATCTTGCAGATCATAATGCTTGGTCAAAAAACGTATTGAACAACAAAAACGATCACCAGCAGGATTTTAAAGAAGGCAAAACGGCTTCGATTACTCATAATATGGGTACGCTCGGTTCCTTGAAGGCGGCGATGGAAAGAGAAAACTCTCCATATAAAGCTGCGCTTGCTGATATTACGCCTGCTAAGAAAAAGTCTCAAGCCGTTGCTACGCAAAATGGAACATCGGTTCATGCGACTTCGAAAAATCCAGAACGTGCGCTCATGTTCATTAACTTGATGCAAAATGATAAAGAACTTCATAATCTCATGATGTACGGTATTGATGGCGTGAACTATGTAGCTGATGGCGACGATAAACTTAAGTCGACAGACAAGACTGCCAATTATACGGGCTTCTCCAACTGGAGCTTTAACTCGCCGCTCAATCGTACGGATGCAGCATTCCCAGAAGAGGCATCTGCCATGAGCAAAACATGGGAAGCAACGGTATATCATTACCCTCTTGAAACCTTTGTATTCGACAACAGCAAAGTGAAAACAGAAGTGGCTAATGTGAGCAACGTCATGCTTCGTTATGCGATTCCGCTCGAATACGGTGCGATTAAAGATGTAGATAAAGGCTTGGAAGATTTGCAGAAAAAAATTAAGGCTGCTGGAATTGATAAGATCATTGCAGAGGTACAAAGCCAAGTTGATGCATTCCTTGCAGCGCGGAAATAA
- a CDS encoding MFS transporter: MKFFQSTATEWQGWSRNIRLFFLANMLYQIGTGMFSVLYNLYIHELGYPDAMSGKIVSMQSLATALCFIPIGLFGDRASRKRLLVIGALCSGVVLAGRSLFETESSLLTMAVLTGLFAAIFQVLAIPFLATNVAKADRLRIFSIFSAFVLASQVGGSLGGGVIADIMQAAGLSKLLSFKIVLLAGSIATIAAFLPLQAIRESARSQKESVEATNEQPASNQTAHPNKEMSFIMKFASIQLLIGIGSGLVVPYLNLYFTNRFSISLSAMSLLLSLGQVMTIISMLIGPSLANRVGQVKAIVIFQTLSLPFLLLTGFTNLLLVASISFLFRQALMNAANPLQSAILIDRVSAKKQSLANSCMQTAFMLGWATMGPIHSHLIATYGYYWGYAITFSITGALYVTASMLFFMLFREKRSVTLN; the protein is encoded by the coding sequence GTGAAATTCTTTCAATCTACCGCCACAGAGTGGCAGGGCTGGTCCCGCAATATTCGTTTATTTTTTCTAGCAAACATGTTATATCAAATCGGTACGGGCATGTTCTCGGTACTCTACAATTTGTACATTCACGAGCTCGGTTACCCCGATGCCATGAGCGGAAAAATCGTCAGTATGCAATCACTCGCAACCGCGTTATGTTTCATTCCCATTGGCTTATTCGGCGATCGCGCCAGCCGCAAGCGATTACTCGTCATTGGCGCTCTTTGCAGCGGTGTGGTACTCGCTGGACGCTCATTATTTGAAACAGAAAGCAGCTTACTTACAATGGCCGTTCTGACCGGCTTATTTGCTGCCATCTTTCAGGTGCTTGCCATTCCCTTTCTTGCCACAAACGTAGCTAAAGCAGATCGACTGCGCATTTTCAGTATTTTTTCAGCATTTGTACTCGCCTCGCAGGTCGGCGGCAGCCTTGGCGGAGGCGTCATTGCAGATATTATGCAGGCGGCAGGACTAAGTAAGCTGCTCTCTTTCAAGATCGTTTTACTTGCAGGCAGTATAGCGACAATTGCAGCATTTCTACCTTTGCAAGCCATTAGGGAATCTGCGCGCAGCCAGAAGGAAAGTGTTGAAGCAACTAACGAGCAGCCTGCTTCGAACCAAACAGCTCATCCTAATAAAGAAATGTCATTTATTATGAAGTTCGCCTCCATACAGCTTTTGATTGGTATCGGATCGGGTCTTGTTGTTCCTTATTTGAATTTGTATTTCACCAATCGGTTCTCGATATCACTTAGTGCGATGAGCTTATTGCTTTCATTAGGTCAAGTCATGACCATTATCTCTATGCTCATTGGCCCGTCGCTCGCCAATCGAGTTGGACAAGTGAAAGCGATCGTTATTTTTCAAACCTTATCGCTGCCATTCCTGCTATTAACAGGTTTTACGAACCTGTTACTCGTCGCTTCTATAAGCTTTCTATTCAGACAAGCGCTTATGAATGCGGCCAATCCGCTGCAATCGGCTATTTTGATCGACCGGGTTTCTGCAAAAAAGCAAAGCCTAGCCAACTCCTGTATGCAGACAGCTTTTATGCTTGGATGGGCTACGATGGGACCCATTCATTCTCATCTCATTGCTACCTATGGCTACTACTGGGGATACGCCATCACGTTCAGCATAACTGGAGCACTCTATGTCACGGCATCTATGCTATTTTTTATGTTATTTCGCGAGAAACGTTCCGTAACGTTAAATTAA
- a CDS encoding DUF423 domain-containing protein, producing MQTFVMLGSILMVLAVAIGAFGAHALKSKITADKLKVYEVGVQYHIAHALGLILIGLLVGQYPDVQLIVTGGWFLVAGIILFSGSLYVLSVAKARFLGPITPLGGLSFMIGWVLVVVGVL from the coding sequence ATGCAAACATTTGTAATGCTCGGCAGTATTTTGATGGTGCTGGCGGTTGCTATTGGTGCGTTCGGCGCACACGCGCTGAAAAGCAAAATAACAGCAGATAAGCTAAAGGTATATGAAGTAGGCGTGCAGTACCATATTGCGCATGCATTAGGCTTGATATTAATTGGTCTGCTGGTAGGACAGTATCCGGATGTTCAGCTTATCGTTACCGGAGGCTGGTTTTTGGTAGCGGGCATTATTTTGTTCTCGGGAAGCTTATATGTGCTGAGTGTTGCCAAAGCCCGGTTTCTTGGTCCAATTACACCGCTAGGCGGACTTTCATTTATGATTGGCTGGGTGCTTGTCGTAGTGGGTGTTCTTTAG
- a CDS encoding GDSL-type esterase/lipase family protein encodes MIKNRVGDIVMLYTALGDSITYGENASSLAKAYPQLAVAALNSRSRSRRAAGYVLARPGWTSHDLLNAVIWKGSAAISKSDVVSVWIGGVDLANAALSSIKNQQQIAIKPILTPYRQNLRAILAHIKSVSDARIICCTQYNPFPNSSLAAAAIDQLNYTTIEVAQSYHAQIAPAHRWFEGKQASLIYGYRNGRLEDALSGTLPIHPNDRGHQVIANGLIPYLASRN; translated from the coding sequence ATGATTAAGAATAGGGTGGGTGATATCGTTATGCTCTATACAGCTCTTGGAGATTCTATTACCTATGGGGAGAATGCCTCCTCACTCGCAAAAGCGTATCCCCAACTAGCCGTTGCCGCTTTAAATTCACGCTCCCGTTCCCGCAGGGCAGCTGGATATGTATTAGCTCGTCCGGGCTGGACCAGTCATGATCTATTAAACGCAGTCATCTGGAAGGGTTCCGCTGCTATAAGCAAATCCGATGTTGTTTCTGTTTGGATTGGAGGGGTAGATTTAGCAAACGCTGCATTATCTTCGATTAAGAACCAACAGCAAATAGCTATAAAACCGATCTTAACTCCCTACAGGCAAAATTTACGAGCCATTCTCGCTCATATAAAAAGCGTAAGCGACGCCCGTATTATTTGCTGCACGCAATATAATCCGTTTCCGAATAGTTCTCTAGCAGCTGCTGCTATCGACCAATTAAATTACACGACGATTGAGGTTGCCCAAAGCTATCATGCACAAATCGCTCCCGCTCATAGATGGTTTGAAGGAAAACAAGCCTCACTAATTTATGGCTATCGTAATGGCAGATTAGAAGATGCATTGAGCGGTACTCTGCCTATCCATCCCAATGATCGTGGTCATCAAGTGATCGCAAACGGATTAATCCCCTATCTTGCTTCTCGCAATTAG
- a CDS encoding helix-turn-helix domain-containing protein has protein sequence MKLIEGNRIINRKSFLKYPSFYRKMIVFTLLSSIIPIIILGITSYILTSKTAKDNASQDITQVLSYASETIDNGLERVENNLIQLELSSFFTSDLKEMKRTNYSGFYSSIYQNMLAFMNGNPLVKDISLYTLDENYLISSTYGGKKMESAVEREKYEKLLENNQQLVWQAGYSQGGQVYDSGITLTSTIPLHTKDPIGIIQVIIDNKAFESLTKKFLKYKNQHMFVIDEGGQLVFHMNGSEVPKDLFELITVAHEGKQEFLYQWQGREYLVTSMVSPIKKLLFVDMIPTAELYSSARKIAGITIGIVLVVLAAGIALAMIGTKRVYSPIRKLVSHISDNQQADMGTDEFNYVQQRWKEINSKASQLEGQINQQFPLIRELFALRLLEGQFSHERREHLHELLRRYAIPEKQCAAVFIISYDHLSDAGKFQESDKDLILFIIKNMTTELLEQQQLEGMVINGLNDQVVVWLWTENEKMNAWSNNLKSGIEKIRQQITHFLQSPATIGLSRAASQVEELPDLYREAQLAIYSRMINGGNQIIESKGLAVSMMYRYPAEIENHLIDSLQVGDLAETKRLLDAFSDKVQSAVHNPELIRMSYDQLLSTTLRTVYLMNMSPEQLFGRTASELNFDMRSCATIHSINEWLIDRIFEPIMMSVSGKRNQEYEQLIEKVTDYIAANYNLDISLDQCAQICNLTPQYLSKLFKRTMDISFIEYLTQVRVEKAKELLEATDLMVNEIAEQVGYNPKNFIRVFKKQVGLPPGQYREMHRK, from the coding sequence ATGAAGCTTATAGAGGGTAACCGAATAATTAATCGTAAAAGCTTTCTGAAGTATCCATCATTTTATCGCAAAATGATTGTTTTTACGTTATTATCATCAATCATTCCTATCATTATCCTTGGGATCACCAGCTATATTTTAACTTCCAAAACGGCTAAAGATAATGCCAGCCAAGACATTACCCAGGTCTTAAGCTACGCTTCAGAGACCATCGATAATGGGCTTGAAAGAGTAGAGAATAACTTAATTCAGCTGGAGCTGAGCTCGTTCTTCACTTCAGACTTGAAGGAAATGAAACGTACCAATTATTCTGGTTTTTATTCGAGTATCTATCAGAACATGTTGGCTTTTATGAACGGAAACCCACTTGTTAAGGATATTTCGCTATATACATTGGACGAGAATTACTTGATTTCGTCTACTTACGGTGGCAAGAAAATGGAGTCAGCAGTGGAACGGGAAAAGTATGAGAAGCTGCTGGAAAACAATCAGCAATTAGTTTGGCAGGCTGGTTATTCCCAAGGCGGTCAAGTGTACGATTCTGGTATTACCTTAACGAGTACAATTCCTTTACATACAAAAGATCCGATCGGTATTATTCAAGTCATTATTGATAATAAAGCGTTTGAATCTCTAACTAAAAAATTTTTGAAATACAAGAACCAGCATATGTTTGTAATCGATGAAGGTGGCCAGCTCGTATTCCATATGAATGGATCTGAAGTGCCTAAAGATTTGTTTGAGTTGATAACGGTGGCACATGAGGGCAAGCAAGAGTTTTTATATCAATGGCAGGGCCGAGAGTACTTAGTTACTTCTATGGTATCTCCAATCAAGAAGCTGCTGTTTGTGGATATGATTCCAACAGCGGAGCTTTACAGCAGCGCAAGGAAGATTGCGGGTATAACGATTGGCATCGTGCTTGTTGTTCTTGCTGCGGGAATTGCGCTCGCGATGATCGGCACGAAAAGGGTATATAGTCCGATTCGGAAGCTGGTCTCTCATATTAGTGATAATCAACAAGCGGATATGGGAACAGACGAATTTAATTATGTGCAGCAGCGGTGGAAGGAAATTAACAGTAAGGCGAGTCAGCTGGAAGGCCAAATCAATCAGCAGTTTCCACTTATTCGGGAGTTGTTTGCTTTAAGGCTATTGGAAGGGCAATTTAGTCATGAACGACGTGAACATTTGCATGAGCTTCTGCGCAGATATGCTATTCCAGAGAAACAATGCGCAGCTGTCTTTATTATTTCATATGATCACCTATCGGACGCAGGCAAGTTTCAAGAGTCGGATAAGGATTTAATTTTGTTTATTATAAAAAATATGACGACAGAATTGCTGGAGCAGCAGCAGCTAGAAGGCATGGTCATTAATGGATTAAATGATCAAGTAGTGGTTTGGTTGTGGACAGAAAATGAAAAAATGAATGCATGGTCAAACAATCTGAAGTCTGGCATTGAAAAAATACGACAGCAGATCACTCATTTTCTGCAATCTCCAGCAACGATTGGGTTAAGCCGTGCAGCCTCGCAGGTAGAGGAACTGCCCGATTTATATCGTGAAGCGCAGCTTGCTATTTATTCGCGGATGATTAATGGCGGCAATCAGATTATTGAGAGCAAAGGGCTTGCGGTTTCAATGATGTATCGTTATCCAGCAGAGATCGAGAACCATCTTATCGATTCATTACAGGTCGGTGATCTCGCTGAAACGAAGCGTTTGCTTGATGCTTTTTCCGATAAAGTGCAATCTGCTGTGCATAATCCCGAGCTTATTAGGATGTCGTATGATCAATTGTTGTCTACGACTTTACGAACCGTATATTTAATGAACATGAGTCCAGAGCAGCTATTTGGAAGAACCGCTAGTGAGCTCAATTTTGATATGAGATCATGTGCAACGATTCATTCCATTAATGAGTGGCTGATAGATCGTATATTTGAACCGATTATGATGTCCGTGAGCGGCAAGCGGAATCAAGAGTATGAGCAGCTTATCGAAAAAGTTACAGACTACATTGCGGCAAATTATAATCTTGATATTTCTTTGGATCAGTGTGCACAGATTTGCAATCTAACTCCTCAATATTTAAGCAAGCTGTTTAAGCGAACGATGGACATCTCCTTTATTGAGTATCTCACACAAGTTCGTGTAGAGAAGGCTAAGGAGCTGCTGGAAGCAACAGATTTGATGGTGAATGAAATAGCAGAGCAGGTAGGCTACAACCCTAAAAATTTCATTCGTGTATTTAAGAAGCAGGTTGGATTGCCTCCGGGACAATATCGAGAAATGCATCGTAAGTAA
- a CDS encoding sugar ABC transporter permease — MPQSNPELANASLSQGHEPKWQKTRDSKWSQFKVILGREKYLYVLALPGILFFLIFKYLPIWGLALAFKNYSPYLGFWQSEWVGFKYFNEFFSNPDFLLLFRNTMAISLLNIVFFFPIPIVLAILINEVHNRAFKKTIQTIIYLPHFLSWVIIAGICFIILGQSDGIINKIIVELGGKPIGFLTEPNYFWGLLTAQSIWKEAGWGTIIFLAAIAGINQDLYEAAQIDGANRWKQIVNVTLPCIKSTIIVLLILRLGQVMEVGFEQIYLMMSSPVSHVADVFDTYVYRTGIQNGRFSYATVVGIFKSVVGLILVVTANRLAKKFGEEGLY, encoded by the coding sequence TTGCCGCAATCTAATCCTGAATTAGCGAACGCAAGTTTATCACAAGGACATGAACCTAAGTGGCAAAAAACGAGAGATTCAAAGTGGTCTCAATTTAAAGTCATTTTAGGCAGAGAAAAATATTTGTACGTTTTAGCACTTCCGGGTATTCTCTTCTTTCTTATTTTCAAGTACTTGCCCATATGGGGGCTGGCGTTAGCCTTTAAAAACTACTCCCCCTATTTAGGCTTTTGGCAAAGCGAGTGGGTCGGATTTAAATATTTTAATGAGTTTTTCTCGAATCCAGACTTCCTGCTTTTATTTAGAAATACGATGGCGATTAGTTTGCTGAACATCGTTTTCTTTTTCCCGATCCCCATCGTTCTCGCTATTCTCATTAATGAGGTTCACAATCGGGCTTTTAAGAAAACGATTCAAACGATTATTTATTTACCGCACTTTTTGTCTTGGGTCATTATTGCAGGGATTTGCTTTATAATCCTCGGACAAAGCGATGGTATTATTAACAAGATTATTGTCGAATTAGGCGGCAAGCCGATCGGTTTCTTGACGGAGCCGAATTACTTCTGGGGTTTGTTGACTGCACAGAGCATTTGGAAAGAAGCAGGCTGGGGCACAATTATTTTCCTCGCTGCCATTGCGGGCATTAATCAAGACTTGTATGAGGCGGCGCAAATTGATGGTGCAAACCGTTGGAAGCAAATTGTGAATGTTACGCTGCCATGCATAAAGAGCACAATTATTGTATTGCTCATTTTGCGGCTTGGACAAGTAATGGAGGTAGGGTTCGAACAAATTTACTTGATGATGAGTTCTCCCGTTTCACATGTGGCTGATGTATTTGATACGTATGTATACCGAACAGGCATTCAAAATGGTCGTTTCAGTTATGCGACGGTCGTGGGCATATTTAAATCGGTGGTTGGTCTTATCCTAGTCGTTACAGCCAATCGTTTAGCTAAAAAATTCGGTGAGGAGGGTCTTTACTAA
- a CDS encoding carbohydrate ABC transporter permease, with amino-acid sequence MHKSLGYKVTNGFIYTALGLIGLITLLPFLYVIVVSFTDPSEYLRKSLIIIPEKWSLSSYKYILSTPMFMRSLGVSGFLAVVGSAIGIIVTSALAYALSRRRFFGKKFFLVAILMTMLFNPGMIPNFLLVESLGLIDTVWSLILPAITSAWYVFLMRNFYQELPEELEEAAKIDGCNDIGVFFRIMFPISMPAVAAFGLFFAVGFWNTYFNGVLYINSDELRPMQVVLQMMLIQASTNIADPSVAAMLQSEQMLPPETIKMAAVVVASLPIIMVYPFLQKYFVKGMLVGSVKG; translated from the coding sequence ATGCATAAGTCCCTCGGTTATAAAGTGACAAACGGCTTTATTTATACGGCGCTTGGTCTAATTGGACTCATCACGCTGCTGCCTTTCCTGTATGTCATTGTTGTTTCCTTTACAGATCCTTCGGAGTATTTGAGAAAGTCGTTAATTATAATTCCAGAGAAGTGGAGCCTTTCCTCCTATAAGTACATTTTATCGACTCCGATGTTTATGCGTTCATTAGGGGTCAGCGGCTTCTTGGCTGTTGTGGGTTCGGCAATCGGTATTATCGTTACAAGCGCTTTAGCTTATGCCTTGTCGCGGAGACGGTTTTTCGGTAAAAAGTTTTTCCTCGTTGCGATTCTAATGACGATGCTGTTTAACCCGGGTATGATTCCGAACTTCCTTTTGGTTGAAAGCTTGGGGCTTATCGATACCGTGTGGTCGTTGATTTTGCCGGCTATTACGAGCGCTTGGTACGTATTTTTGATGAGAAATTTCTATCAGGAATTGCCGGAGGAGCTGGAGGAAGCAGCGAAGATTGATGGATGCAATGATATTGGGGTTTTCTTTCGAATTATGTTTCCAATCTCGATGCCAGCAGTCGCTGCGTTTGGGTTATTCTTTGCAGTAGGCTTCTGGAATACGTACTTCAACGGCGTATTGTACATTAACTCGGATGAACTTCGTCCGATGCAGGTTGTGCTGCAGATGATGCTGATTCAAGCTTCAACCAATATAGCTGACCCATCCGTAGCGGCAATGCTGCAGAGTGAGCAAATGCTCCCTCCAGAGACGATCAAGATGGCGGCAGTAGTCGTTGCGTCTCTGCCTATCATTATGGTTTATCCGTTCCTGCAGAAGTATTTTGTAAAAGGTATGCTGGTTGGTTCCGTAAAGGGTTAA
- a CDS encoding extracellular solute-binding protein, producing MKKRNFGMTLLTLVLTTSLIGCSNGGEAKSAGNKEGKQKPVDINIGTMTYGESPSSDLESVQQLNEKLNVKLSIDFYPINSYKEKLNALLASKSLPDVILIEDINDPAFSTAIEQGAFWDLTPFLQDYPNLAGYPENAIENINFKGKSYGIPRVRPLDGHESLIIRQDWLDKVGLNAPTTMDELYKVLEAFTKNDPDGNGKNDTFGMVQASVSPYMMTMFGAGTAWKETAEGGLEPYWLTAEAREALEFWSKAYGDGLITPDLPVMKPSQVKEMMIQGKAGISFGNINEAFIFGQELQKIKPEAELKAYEIPAAKDGKKYNEQAYGYYGLFLVSKKVSEDKLKKILEVYNETATEEGYNLVTYGIKDKDYTVSEDGSIFQTDEGKKKAYGTATTAQWISGYFNKYQRAEGPGMPAEVRDYNRQLVDTISASSIKNPAAGLPTTEVWMEKGGDWQKKFVDMYTNVVIRKASMEDWDKFIGGLKADASFQQHLKETSDSYKSLASK from the coding sequence ATGAAAAAAAGAAACTTTGGCATGACGCTTTTGACACTCGTTCTTACGACAAGTTTAATTGGCTGTTCGAATGGTGGCGAAGCTAAATCGGCCGGCAATAAAGAGGGTAAACAAAAGCCGGTTGATATTAATATCGGCACGATGACTTATGGTGAATCTCCTAGCAGTGATCTCGAAAGTGTTCAGCAGCTCAATGAAAAACTAAATGTAAAGCTGAGCATCGATTTTTATCCGATTAATAGCTATAAAGAGAAGCTGAATGCTTTGCTTGCTTCCAAGAGCTTGCCTGATGTCATTCTTATCGAGGATATCAATGATCCTGCATTCTCAACCGCGATTGAGCAGGGTGCATTCTGGGATTTGACTCCGTTCTTGCAGGATTATCCGAACCTAGCAGGTTATCCGGAGAATGCCATTGAGAACATTAATTTCAAGGGCAAATCCTACGGTATTCCGCGTGTTCGCCCATTGGATGGACATGAATCTCTCATTATTCGTCAAGATTGGCTTGATAAAGTGGGATTGAATGCACCAACGACGATGGATGAGCTCTACAAAGTGTTAGAAGCTTTTACAAAAAATGATCCAGACGGCAACGGCAAAAACGATACCTTTGGTATGGTGCAAGCGAGTGTCAGCCCTTATATGATGACGATGTTTGGCGCAGGCACAGCGTGGAAGGAAACGGCTGAAGGCGGTCTTGAGCCTTATTGGCTGACGGCTGAAGCAAGAGAAGCGCTTGAATTCTGGAGCAAGGCGTATGGCGATGGTCTTATTACGCCGGACTTGCCAGTAATGAAGCCAAGCCAAGTAAAAGAAATGATGATTCAAGGCAAAGCGGGCATCTCTTTCGGCAATATTAACGAAGCGTTTATTTTCGGACAAGAGCTGCAAAAAATTAAGCCTGAAGCAGAATTGAAGGCGTATGAAATTCCAGCTGCCAAAGACGGCAAAAAGTACAATGAACAAGCATATGGCTACTATGGATTATTCCTAGTCAGCAAAAAGGTTAGCGAAGACAAGCTGAAGAAAATTCTTGAGGTTTATAACGAAACGGCGACTGAAGAAGGCTACAATCTCGTTACCTATGGTATTAAAGACAAGGATTATACCGTATCGGAAGATGGTTCAATCTTTCAAACCGATGAAGGCAAGAAAAAAGCTTATGGTACAGCGACGACTGCACAATGGATTTCCGGTTATTTCAACAAATACCAACGTGCTGAAGGACCTGGCATGCCAGCAGAAGTTAGAGATTACAACCGCCAGCTGGTAGATACCATCTCAGCATCTTCAATTAAAAATCCTGCTGCAGGGCTGCCAACGACTGAAGTATGGATGGAAAAAGGCGGCGATTGGCAGAAGAAGTTTGTTGATATGTACACAAACGTTGTCATCCGCAAAGCAAGCATGGAGGACTGGGACAAGTTTATTGGCGGGCTTAAAGCCGACGCCAGCTTCCAGCAGCATCTGAAAGAAACAAGTGATTCTTATAAATCGTTAGCAAGCAAGTAA